A stretch of DNA from Anaerolineae bacterium:
ACGAGCTTGTTCTGCGGGGTGCGACCACGCCACTTGTCGCGGTGGCGATCTTCAAAGAGCACGGGCACGGTTGCGCCCAGGCTGCGGGCGTTGATCTCGGCCACGATCTGGCTCTGCAGATCATCCAGGGCCTTGCGGCGGCGTTCCTTTTCCTCCGGCGGCACATCATCGACCATACGGCGGGCGCTGACTGTACCGGGGCGCGGGCTGTACTTGGCGATGTGAGCCTTGTCCAGCCGTAACTCAGCCAGCAAGTCATAGGTGCGCTGGAACTGCGTCTCGGTTTCGCCGGGGAAGCCGACGATGATGTCGGTGTGGATGGCTACGCCGGGGATGCGCTCGCGGATGCGGGCGATCAGGCGGCGGTAGTCCTCGGCGGTGTAGCCGCGTTTCATCCGGGCCAGTATCTCGTCATCGCCTGCCTGGTTGGGTACTTCGATATGCGGCATGACCCGCGGCAGCTCGGCCACCGTGTCCAGCAGGCGATCGGTCATCCAGTTGGGATGGCTGGTCAGGAAGCGGATGCGGGCTACGCCCTCTTCCTCAGCGACCTTATGGACGATGTGCAGAAGGTCGGAGAGGTCGGGGCCGTCGGAAATATCCTTGCCATAGCGGTCGACGATCTGGCCGAGCAGCGTGATCTCGCGCACGCCCTGACGGGCCAGACTGCGCACGTGGGCCACGATCTCGCCCACGGGGCGGCTACGCTCCACGCCGCGGCGGAAGGGGATGATACAGTATGTGCAGGCAAACGAACAGCCGTAGACAACCGGTACGTGGGCGCTGACCAGGCTGTTGCGCTCATGTAGGGGCAGCACCAGGTCGCCGCTGGCGATATCGTCCTCATCCTGCAGGGCATCGCGATGAGCACGGGCGACGGCGTCCGCTGCCAGCGCCTCGGCTTCAACGCCTCGATCGGCGAGGAAGGCAAGCAATGGGCGCGGGTCTGAAGGCGGCATGAAGACATCGACGAAAGGCAGCTTCTGGCGCAGCCGCAGAGGATCGCGCACGCCGACCAGGCAGCCCATCAAACCGATGATGCGCGAGGGATCGCGCTGTTTGAGGGCGTGTAGCTGGTACAGCCGCCCATAGGCTTTATCTTCCGCCGACTGGCGCACCACGCAGGTGTTGATCACCCAGATATCAGCCGCTTCCCAGTTTTCGGTGGCGTGGTGGCCATGCTTCTCCAGCTCGGAGGCCAGGAGCTGGGAGTCGGCAGTGTTCATTTGGCAGCCCAGTGTCCAGATGTAGTAGTGCATGGTGTGCCGCCTTAATCCCGTCCAAATATGAGTTAATCGGCCTTGTATTGTAACGACGGGGAGAGGGGGCGTCAATGGTGGTGCGGGTGCGTTACAATAGCGGCGATTTGTGTTTGACCAGCTGGCGCTCCGGTTGCGCCGGCGCCTGACAAGAGGAAAGGAACCCTGACGATGACTGAAGAAACCCGCACCGTGTTCTGGCAGGATGGCTGTGTCTGCCTGATCGACCAGCGCCGCATTCCTTTTGAGTTTGAGGTGGCGCGCTATGACACGGTTGAGGGCGTCGCCGACGCGATCCGGACGATGGTGGTGCGCGGGGCACCAGCGATCGGCGCTGCCGCTGCCTTTGGGCTGGCGGTCGCTGCCCGCCAGAGCCGGGCCGGGACGGTCGAAGGGTTACTGGTCGATTTGCGCTCAGCGCGGGAGGTGCTGGCCCGTTCCCGCCCAACGGCGGTTAACTTGTTCTGGGCACTGGATCGGATGATGCGCCTGGCTGAAGGCAACGCCTGGGAATCAGCAGGGGCGCTGCGGGCGGCCCTGCTGGCAGAGGCCCAGCGCATAGCCGACGAAGACATCGCCATCAACCGGCGTATCGGCCAGCACGGGGCGGAACTGGTCCCGGATGGAGCGACGATCATCCATCACTGCAACACCGGCAGCCTGGCCACCGTTGGCTGGGGCACGGCGCTGGGCATCATCCGCACGGCGGCGCTCCTTCAGGGCAAGCGGGTGCATGTGCTGGTGGACGAGACGCGACCCCGGCTGCAGGGCGCGCGCCTGACGGCCTGGGAGCTGTTGCAGGCGGGCATCCCGCACACAATCATCGCCGATGGCGCATCCGGCCATTACATGCGACGGCACGGCGTAGACCTGTGCCTGGTCGGCGCGGATCGCATCGCCGCTAACGGCGATACAGCCAACAAGATCGGGACGTATAACCTGGCGGTGGTGGCCCGGGAGAACGGCGTGCCATTCTACGTAGTGGCGCCATACTCGACGATTGACATGACCATCCTGCACGGTGACCTGATCGAGATCGAGGAGCGCGACGCGGATGAGATCAAGGTCATCCAGGGGCAGCCGATCGCGCCCGCTGGATCGCCCGCCGGCAACCCGGCCTTTGATGTGACGCCGAACCACTACATCACGGGGATCGTGACGGAATACGGCGTAATCCGCCCGCCGTTCAGCGTTAACCTGGCCCGGTTGGCCGCCGAGATCACAGGCAAGACCGGGTAGATGAGGCTGTTGCCTGAAAGAGGGGAAACGATGTTCAGCCAGTCGGTCCGTTACTATGACACGATCTACGGCTTCAAGGATTATGCCGGGGAGGCGGCTCGCCTCCATACGTTGCTGCAGAGGGCGGGTTGCCCTGATGGGGCAGCGCTGCTGGATGTCGCCTGTGGCACGGGCAAGCATGACGAGTACCTGAAGGCGTACTATCGCCTGGAGGGACTCGACATCAGCCCGGAGATGGTCGCCATCGCCCGTCAGCGCAACCCCGATGCAACCTACTACGTCGCCGATATGCTGGACTTCGCTCTGCCGGGGCGCTACAGCGCGATTGTCTGCCTGTTCAGTTCAATCGGCTATCTGCGTACAGTCGAGCAGATGTATGCCGCTGTGCGGAACATGGCCCACCGTCTGGAACCGGGCGGTGTGCTGATCATTGAGCCGTGGCTGGCTCCGGAGGTTTACCGGGCAGGTACACTGGGCGCCCACTTTGTTGATCAACCCGACCTCAAAATCGCCCGCTTCTCATTCAACGGCCTGGAAGGCCGCTGCTCGGTGATCGACATGTATCACATGGTGGCGACACTGGAAGGCGTCCAGACATTCGTGGAGCGTCATGAGTTGATGCTGTTCACCCATGAAGAGTACCTGGGGGCCTTCCGGGCGGCAGGCCTGGCGGTGACATTCGACGAGCAGGGCTTGACCGGGCGCGGGCTGTATACGGGCATCCGGGCCTGACATCCTTTCCAACGTGGTTCTTGCATCCGGGCGTAGAAGCGGTGTGCTATAATCCTCGCCAGGGAATGGTATTTTTCTCTGGTAACGGTTGGGCTGGGTAAAAGAAACCATGCTAAACAAACTGGCCAAGTCGATCTTTGGCGATCCTAACGAGCGGGAACTAAACCGGCACCGCGAGGTGGTGGCGCAGATCAATGCGCTGGAGCCGCAGATGCGGGCGCTCAGCGATGCCGAACTGCGGGCCAAGACGGATAGCTTTCGGGCGCGGCTGGCCGCCGGGGAAACGCTCGATGATCTGCTGCCGGAAGCGTATGCCGTTGTGCGGGAAGCTTCAGTGCGCACAACCGGCCTGCGCCACTTTGACGTGCAGCTTATCGGCGGCATTGTGCTTCACCAGGGCAAGATCGCCGAGATGAAGACGGGCGAAGGCAAGACGCTTGTGGCTACCCTGCCGCTGTACCTCAACGCGCTGGAGGGCAAGGGCTGCCACCTGGTGACGCCCAACGACTACCTGAGCAAATTCGGTTTACAGCAAATGGGGCCGATCTACCACTTCCTGGGTCTTACCGCCGCCGTGATCCAGAATGCCGCCGCTGACCCGTCGCGTGGCTCATTCGTCTACGACCCTACTTACGTCTCCGATGACGATCACTACCAGCATCTGCGCCCCGTCAGCCGTCGCGAGGCTTACCTGGCCGACATCACCTACGGCACCAACAACGAATTCGGCTTCGACTACCTGCGCGACAATATGGTGCTCAGCCTGGACCAGATGGTGCAGCGCGAGCTGCATTACGCCATCGTCGATGAGATCGACAACATCCTGATCGACGAGGCACGTACGCCGCTGATCATCTCCGGCACGGCGGAAAAGCCCTCCGACTACTACCGCGTTTTCACCGAAATCTGCAAGAAGCTGCGTCCTAGCAGCCCGGAAAGCGTCGAGGCGGAAGAGCCGGATGGCGACTACATCATCGACATCAAAGATCGCATCGTCTACCTGACGGAGGCCGGGGTCGAGAAGGTCGAGCGCGCCCTGAAGATCGATCAACTCTACCATCCCGACAACGCCGACATGATCCCCTACCTGGACAACGCGCTGCGGGCAGTGACGCTCTTTAAGCGCGATGTCGATTACGTGGTGCAACAGGGACAGGTGATCATTGTTGATGCGTTTACCGGGCGGCTGATGCATGGCCGGCGCTTCTCCGAAGGGTTGCACCAGGCTATTGAAGCCAAGGAAGGCGTGGAGGTCCAGCGAGAAAACTTGACGCTGGCGACGATCACCTTCCAGAACTACTTCCGCATGTACAAGAAGCTGGCCGGCATGACCGGTACGGCCCAGACCGAGGCGGAGGAGTTTGAGAAAATCTACAATCTGGAAGTGACGGTCATCCCCACCAACGAGCCGGTTATCCGCGTGGATCACGAAGACCTGGTCTTCATGACCGAGCGAGCCAAGTTCCGGGCGGTGGTGGAGCAGATTCGCCAGTTGCACGAACGGGGGCAGCCCGTGCTGGTCGGTACAGTGGCGATCGAGACCTCCGAACGGCTGTCTCGCGAATTGCAGCGCGTGGGCATCCCACACGAAGTACTGAACGCCAAGCAGCACTTCCGGGAGGCGGCGATCATCGCCCAGGCCGGGCGCTCTGGCGCGGTCACCATCGCCACCAACATGGCTGGCCGCGGTGTGGACATTCTGCTGGGCGGTAATCCGGAGGGTCTGGCCCGCGAGAAGTTGCGCAAGCAGGGAATCGATGTGACAACCGCTACGCCGGAGCAGTGGCAGGCAGCCCTGCAGGCTGCGCGGGCGGAGTGCGCCGCTGACCGCGAGAAAGTGCTGGCGGCGGGTGGGCTGTTTGTGCTGGGCACTGAGCGCCATGAGGCACGCCGGATCGATAACCAGTTACGCGGGCGTTCTGGCCGGCAGGGTGATCCCGGCGAGTCGCGCTTCTTCCTGTCGTTGGAAGATGATCTGATCAAGCGCTTCGGCGGTGAGCGAGTCAAAGGGCTGATGGAACGGCTTGACCTGCCGGAAGATGAGCCGATCGAGCACGCGATGATCACCAAGACCATCCAGCAGGCCCAGATCCGCGTGGAAGGCTACAACTTCGACATCCGCAAGCACATCCTCGAATATGACGATGTGGTCAACAAACAGCGCGAGGTCATCTATCGCCAGCGTCGTCAGGTGTTGGAGGCTGAGCGGCTGCGTGACCGGCTGCTGGAGATGGCCGATGAGCAAATTGCGGGGCTTTGCCGGCAATATCTGAACGCCGATTACGCTGACGAACGGGACCTGGAGGAACTCTACCGGCAGTGCCTGGCCCTGTTCCCCGTCCCCGCCCACATCACGCCGGAAGGCTGGTACAACCTCGACGACGAAGCTATCGAGGAGCAGCTGCGCGAGGGCGTGCGCGAAGCTTACGCCCAGAAGGAACAGGCGCTGGGGGCGGATATGGCCCTGGCGGAGCGCGCCGTTCTGCTTGACGCCATTGATACCTTCTGGCGTCGTCACCTGACCGACCTGGATATCCTGAGGGAAGGGATCGGCCTGATGGCGGTGGCTCAACGCGACCCGCTGGTCGAGTACAAGCGGCAGGCGTTTGAGATCTGGCAGTCGATGCAGGGCGAGATTCAGCGCCGGGCAGTGCAGAATATCTTCCGCGTGCAGCTTGTCCAGCCGCCACAACCAACCGTCCAGAACATTCGCGCCGGGCGCGGCGGGGAAGATGGCGGCGCGCCGCGGCCCATCCGGGCAACGGACAAAGAAAAGTTGGGGCGCAACGATCCATGCTGGTGCGGCAGCGGCCAGAAGTATAAGAAGTGCCACTATCAGGCGGATCAGGAAGAGCGCCGCGCACAACGGGGTGGGCCGGTGCGCAGCGGCAATCGGCGGCGGTGAGCGTCTGTCCGGCTGGGTGAGCAGTACGCCGGGCTGGAGATTTTGCCTGAGCGCGTCGGCAGGATTGTGCGGATAGAAAAACGGCGCGACGGATTGCGTGGAAAAGGAAGTGGAAGATGGCCGACCAGGACGATCAACCTTCGCGTCCGGCAGCGGATATCGATCCACACCTGCTGGCGTTTCTCCGAACCAGGGTGAATTCGTTCATCAAGTGGGACCTGGTGCGCTTCTTTCACGAGAACGTCAATACGGTTGATACCGCCGAGAACATCGCCCGCTATACCGGTCGTGATGTGTCCGCTATTGCCCCGGCGCTGCAGGAACTGGTGGAAGCAAACATCCTGAACAAACAGGATGTCTCCGGTATCACTGTCTATACGCTGACAAGCGACGAAGCAACACGCGCCCTCATTCAGCGCTTTATCCTGGCCTGCGAGGACCGGCAGTTCCGGGTGAAGGCGATGTATTACATGATTCGGGGGATGGCATGATCGAGCGCAAAGCGACCGGCATCGCCGGTCTGGACGCCATGCTGAACGGCGGCTTCCTCCCGGAGTCGGCGATTCTGGTGGAAGGTGCGCCGGGCACCGGCAAGACCACGCTTGGCCTGCAGTTCATCATCAACGGGATCACGGCCTGCAACGAGCCGGGGCTGGTCCTGACCTTTGAGGAATTTCCGCAGCAGTACTACCGGGACGCCGCAGGTTTTGGCTGGGACCTGCGTGCGCTGGAAGCGCAGGATAAGCTGCGGGTGATCATGACCAGCCCGGAAGTGACACTGGCCGATCTCAAGCGCACGGGTGGCCTGCTGGAACAACAGGCGCAGGCAATTGGCGCGCGGCGCATCCTGGTGGACAGCCTGTCTCATTTCGAACGCATCGCCCTCGACCAGCGCGGCGAACCCGATCGGCTGGCCTTCCGGGAGACTGTGTTTACCTTCATCAACGCGCTCAAGCGGCTGGGGCTGACGGCGATTTTGACCTGGGAGACTTCGACGCTGCTGGGTGGGCTGGCCGGCGAACCGGGGGGCAAGCCCGTGGCCTATCTGGTCGATGGCTACATCCTGCTGCGCTATGTCGAGATTGACAGTGTGATGCGCAAAGCGATGCTTGTGCTCAAGCTGCGCGGCTCTGACCACGCCAAAGACATCCGCCAGTATGAAATCACGCCGCACGGGCTGGTTGTGGAATCGCGGTTCGAGGGGCGGCAGGGGATCATGAGCGGCAATGCTGTGCCGAGCATGGCCCAGGCATTTGACCAGGCGTTTGGCCGCCCGCGACGGGACTGACCACCAGGGGGCTGTGTTATGGATGTAGCCCGGCTCAACCAGGTGCTGACGATCTTCGCATGGTTTCCGCTGGCCGCGCTGCTGGCGATCCTGCTACTGATCGCCCGATTCTACCAGCGACTGACCGGCGAAAAGACCCGCTATACGCTGTTTGTGCTGCCCATAGTGTTGTTTGGGCTGGCTGCCGCGGACTATGCCATTACCACGCAGGGCAGGGAGGCGTTGCTGGGGGATGGCCTGATGTTCGCCGGTGGCGCGCTACTGCTGGGCCTGTGCCTGTCGCTTTACCGCCAGATGACGGCGGGACGGTAGGAGGCGCCATGACACTTGCGGTATTGGCCTCACTGGGTATGCTTGGCCCGGCTAGCGTTGCGGTGACGCTGGTCGTCATCGGTCTGCTCAGCCAGCGCCTGGGTGCGGTGACCCGGACGCCGCCGTATTACCGCTGGTGCTATGTCGCTGCCGGGCTGGTGGGCGTGAGCACGCTGGGGCGCCTGGTGAGCGTTGGCTATGTGGATGAGCGCCTGACTTTGCTCAATAACCTGCTCTTTGCGCTGGGGGTAACGCTTGGCCTGGTGGTCGCCTGGCGTTACTGGAGCTGGCTCTTTGGCGAACGCCAGCGCTGAGGAGACGACCCGCCGCGCGATGATTCCCCCCGATTCAGTATCCATGATCTCACCGGGCCAGCCGGATTCCGCGCTGGTTGCTGTGCTTGTTGATTCCGACGGGTGGGTTCGCGGCGGTGTCCTGCCGCCAGCGCTACGGGTGGCGCCGGGAGGCCCGCCCGGCGCGCTGCACCTGCAGGAGTTGCTGCAGCCATACGACAGCCGCTCGTTTGCTGCCTGGTGGGCAGCGCTTAAGCAGCAGGCAGATGACCAGGCGGAAGGTCAGGCGGCGGCACTGCTGAAGGCCAGCGGCGAACTGTTGCCGGTCACGGTGACCGTGGTGAAGCTTGATGCGGACGGCTTTATGGTGGTATGCCTGCCGATGGGGTATCGCCGCCTGCTGTTCCTCAGCGCGTTGTACCGGATTGGCGTGGTCATCTCCCGCCTGGACCTGGATGATGTGCTGCGCACAGTACGCGAGGGAATCGCCGGGCTGATGCCGCTGGATGTGTTTCTGGTCGGCCTGTATGACCGCGAGACAGGACAGACCCGCTTGCGGGAGTTCTTCAGCGATGGTCGGTGCGAGGACGGCCCGACTCTGCCGCCGCATCAGGGGTTGACCGGCTGGGTGGTGGACAACCGAAAGACGCTGTTTATCCGCGATGTACTGCGCGATCCGCTGCCAGTGGCCTACATCCGCCATAAAACTCAGCCGCTGCCCCGCTCCCTGATGCTGGCGCCCCTGATCGCTCATGAGCAGGTGGTTGGTGTCCTCTCCATCCAGAGCTATGAGCCGGATACCTATACCGAAGAAGACCTGTGGATGCTGGAGGCGATTGCCGCGCAAACAGCGGTGGCGCTGGCCAACGCCCGACTGTACAGCGAGACAGCGGCGCGCCTGGAGACCCTGGTCGCCCTGCAGGATTTTTCAATGCGGCTGAGCACTGCACTTGAGGATCGCCAGGTAGCCGAGGCGGTGGGGCAAGCCGTCCTGCGCGTGTTTCAGCCGGAGGAAGTACTGCTATACCTGGCCGATCGCCTGACCGGACATCTCCATCCTGTCGCTGCCTGGACTCCTGCCGGGGTGGCTGCGCTTCGCAGCGATCCGGTCAGCGATGGCCCGCTGAGCCGTGCCAGCCAGCAGGGAGAGCCGCGCTTCATCGGCATGGCGGGCGACGACCCGGCGCTGACGGCGGATCTTGGCTGGTCCCCGGCAGCGCTGGCGTTGCTGCCTATCCGCCGGGGTGGGCAGGTATTCGGCCTGCTGGCAGTACTGTACCGGTCGGCGCATCACTGGAGCCAGGACGAGCGACGCGCCCTTGACCTGATTGTTCGCCAGGCTGCCGCCGCGCTGGACAGAAACCAGTACCACGATTCGCTGGCCCGCCGGCTGGAGCAGGTCTCGGCGCTATATGCACTGGCACAGCGGATCACCGGCCAGCTGAACAGCGAGGAGATTCTGGCGCTGGTTGTCAACACCCTGCGGGACATCTTCCGCTGCCGGGCCTGTGTAATTGCCCTGTGCGATCCTGACGGCAAACAGGTGACGATCCGGGCTGCGGCGGGAGTCAAGCCGGAGTGGCTGGGGCGGGTGAGCTTTCCGGTCGGCGAAGGGATCGCCGGGCGGGTGGTCGCTACTGGCCAGCCGATCTATGTGCCCGATGTCCATGTGGCGCCCGGCGTGCAGGTCTTCGATCCAGAGGTGCACAGCGTGATGGCTGTGCCGATCGCCTATCAGGGGCGGGTGATCGGCTCCCTGAATCTGGACAGTGCCCAGGTGAATGCTTTCCTGCCTGAGCACGAGCATGTGCTGACCATCGCGGCGGCCCAGGTCGCCGCGGCGCTGGAAATCTCGCGGCTTTACCGCCAGGAAGCTGAGCGCAATCGTAGTCTGGCGGCGGCCAATGCCGAGCTGCAACGCCTGGAGAAGCTGCGCCAGGAGTTGCTGCAGAACCTCTCCCATGAATTGCGCACACCGCTGACCTACATTAAGGGCTATGGCAGCCTGTTGCAGGAAGGCGACCTGGGCGCTCTGCAACCGCCGCAACAGGAAGCCGTGCAGATCATCATGGACAGGACGGAGGCTGTCGAGCGCCTGATCAGCGATGTGTTCCGCCTGGAGCAGATTTCTGAGGCTGCGCTGGAACGTGAGCTGGTGGAGATCAATCAGCTTGCCCGCCAGGCTTTACAGGCCGCACAGGTGACTTATGAGGCGGCGGGGCTGGTCTTTGAGTTGCGTCTGGCGAAGAAGCCGATCTGGATTGAAGCGGATCGCCGTCGCCTCAACCAAGCGATAGATAACCTGTTGAGCAATGCGGTCAAGTTCACGCCCAGAGGCGGGAAGATCATTGTGGCGACGCGCCTGAGCGATGATGAACGCACGGTGGAGATCAGCGTCGCGGACACCGGGGTCGGAATCGCACCGGAGCATCTGTCCCACATTTTCGAGCGTTTCTACCGGGCCAGGGACCCGGCGCAGCCTCAAACCAGCGGGGCGGGCATCGGTCTGGCGCTGGTCCAACGGATCATGGAGGCACATGGCGGGCAGGTCCGGGTGGAGAGCCAGAAGGGTCGGGGCAGCCGCTTTACGCTGGTTCTGCCGTGCCCGGAGCAGCGTGAGCATGACCGCTGAACGCATCCGCTGGCTGGCGGCCATGCCCAAGGTGGATCTGCACCGCCACCTGGAAGGGGCGATCCGCCTGCAGACGCTGGTGGAAATCGCGCGTACCTGTCGCCTGGACGTGCCGGCGCTTGACCCGGATGGGCTGCGGTCGTATGTCCAGATGATGCCCGCAGACCCCCGCACAGTGGAATGCTTCCTGAGCAAGTTCGACGTATTGCGCCGCTTTTACCGCTCGCCGGAAATCATCAGGCGGATCACGGCGGAGGCGATCGCCGACGCAGCGGCCGATCAGGTGCGCTATCTGGAGTTGCGCTTTACGCCCTGGGCGCTGGCCAGCCAGATGCGCTACCGCCTCAGGGATGTGGTGGAGTGGGTCTGTGATGCCGCCGCGGAAGCAGCCCGCAGCCAGGCGATCCGCGTCGGGCTGGTGGTCTCACTCAGCCGCCACGAGCCGATCGAACTGGGGTTGCAGACGGTCGAGGCGGCGCTGGCCTGCCGTGACCGGGGTGTGGTTGGGCTGGACCTGGCGGGACATGAGAACGCTGACTTCCCGGCGCGGCCCTTTGGCCCGCTGTTCCTGGAAGCCAAGGCAGCCGGGCTGGGGATCACCATTCACGCCGGGGAATGGCACGGACCGGAGAACGTCCGCGACGCGATCGAGCACATGCACGCCGATCGCGTCGGGCACGGGGTGCGCATTATCGAGGATTCGGGGGTGGTGCAACTGGCCCGCCAGCGCGGGGTAGCCTTTGAAATCTGTCCGACCAGCAACCTGCAGACTGGCTCGGTGCGCAGCGCCGGGCAGCATCCCCTGCGCGACCTGCGCGATCTGGGCCTGCCCGTGACCATTAACACTGACGATCCGGCGGTCAGCGGCGTCACGCTCACGGATGAATATGCGCTGGCGCTGGAGCAGCTCGGTTTTAGCCCGGACGATTTGCGTGCCAGCATCATCACGGCAGCACAGGTTTCGTTCCTGCCTCTGGCGGAAAAGGCGCGATTGGTCAGCGAACTCCGCGAGGCGCTGGCGCGCCATGCTGCTGTACAGCCCTTTCCGGGGACAGTGGGAAACACAGGCGAGGGG
This window harbors:
- the add gene encoding adenosine deaminase; this encodes MTAERIRWLAAMPKVDLHRHLEGAIRLQTLVEIARTCRLDVPALDPDGLRSYVQMMPADPRTVECFLSKFDVLRRFYRSPEIIRRITAEAIADAAADQVRYLELRFTPWALASQMRYRLRDVVEWVCDAAAEAARSQAIRVGLVVSLSRHEPIELGLQTVEAALACRDRGVVGLDLAGHENADFPARPFGPLFLEAKAAGLGITIHAGEWHGPENVRDAIEHMHADRVGHGVRIIEDSGVVQLARQRGVAFEICPTSNLQTGSVRSAGQHPLRDLRDLGLPVTINTDDPAVSGVTLTDEYALALEQLGFSPDDLRASIITAAQVSFLPLAEKARLVSELREALARHAAVQPFPGTVGNTGEG
- a CDS encoding class I SAM-dependent methyltransferase, which codes for MFSQSVRYYDTIYGFKDYAGEAARLHTLLQRAGCPDGAALLDVACGTGKHDEYLKAYYRLEGLDISPEMVAIARQRNPDATYYVADMLDFALPGRYSAIVCLFSSIGYLRTVEQMYAAVRNMAHRLEPGGVLIIEPWLAPEVYRAGTLGAHFVDQPDLKIARFSFNGLEGRCSVIDMYHMVATLEGVQTFVERHELMLFTHEEYLGAFRAAGLAVTFDEQGLTGRGLYTGIRA
- the mtnA gene encoding S-methyl-5-thioribose-1-phosphate isomerase, whose translation is MTEETRTVFWQDGCVCLIDQRRIPFEFEVARYDTVEGVADAIRTMVVRGAPAIGAAAAFGLAVAARQSRAGTVEGLLVDLRSAREVLARSRPTAVNLFWALDRMMRLAEGNAWESAGALRAALLAEAQRIADEDIAINRRIGQHGAELVPDGATIIHHCNTGSLATVGWGTALGIIRTAALLQGKRVHVLVDETRPRLQGARLTAWELLQAGIPHTIIADGASGHYMRRHGVDLCLVGADRIAANGDTANKIGTYNLAVVARENGVPFYVVAPYSTIDMTILHGDLIEIEERDADEIKVIQGQPIAPAGSPAGNPAFDVTPNHYITGIVTEYGVIRPPFSVNLARLAAEITGKTG
- the secA gene encoding preprotein translocase subunit SecA; amino-acid sequence: MLNKLAKSIFGDPNERELNRHREVVAQINALEPQMRALSDAELRAKTDSFRARLAAGETLDDLLPEAYAVVREASVRTTGLRHFDVQLIGGIVLHQGKIAEMKTGEGKTLVATLPLYLNALEGKGCHLVTPNDYLSKFGLQQMGPIYHFLGLTAAVIQNAAADPSRGSFVYDPTYVSDDDHYQHLRPVSRREAYLADITYGTNNEFGFDYLRDNMVLSLDQMVQRELHYAIVDEIDNILIDEARTPLIISGTAEKPSDYYRVFTEICKKLRPSSPESVEAEEPDGDYIIDIKDRIVYLTEAGVEKVERALKIDQLYHPDNADMIPYLDNALRAVTLFKRDVDYVVQQGQVIIVDAFTGRLMHGRRFSEGLHQAIEAKEGVEVQRENLTLATITFQNYFRMYKKLAGMTGTAQTEAEEFEKIYNLEVTVIPTNEPVIRVDHEDLVFMTERAKFRAVVEQIRQLHERGQPVLVGTVAIETSERLSRELQRVGIPHEVLNAKQHFREAAIIAQAGRSGAVTIATNMAGRGVDILLGGNPEGLAREKLRKQGIDVTTATPEQWQAALQAARAECAADREKVLAAGGLFVLGTERHEARRIDNQLRGRSGRQGDPGESRFFLSLEDDLIKRFGGERVKGLMERLDLPEDEPIEHAMITKTIQQAQIRVEGYNFDIRKHILEYDDVVNKQREVIYRQRRQVLEAERLRDRLLEMADEQIAGLCRQYLNADYADERDLEELYRQCLALFPVPAHITPEGWYNLDDEAIEEQLREGVREAYAQKEQALGADMALAERAVLLDAIDTFWRRHLTDLDILREGIGLMAVAQRDPLVEYKRQAFEIWQSMQGEIQRRAVQNIFRVQLVQPPQPTVQNIRAGRGGEDGGAPRPIRATDKEKLGRNDPCWCGSGQKYKKCHYQADQEERRAQRGGPVRSGNRRR
- the miaB gene encoding tRNA (N6-isopentenyl adenosine(37)-C2)-methylthiotransferase MiaB, coding for MHYYIWTLGCQMNTADSQLLASELEKHGHHATENWEAADIWVINTCVVRQSAEDKAYGRLYQLHALKQRDPSRIIGLMGCLVGVRDPLRLRQKLPFVDVFMPPSDPRPLLAFLADRGVEAEALAADAVARAHRDALQDEDDIASGDLVLPLHERNSLVSAHVPVVYGCSFACTYCIIPFRRGVERSRPVGEIVAHVRSLARQGVREITLLGQIVDRYGKDISDGPDLSDLLHIVHKVAEEEGVARIRFLTSHPNWMTDRLLDTVAELPRVMPHIEVPNQAGDDEILARMKRGYTAEDYRRLIARIRERIPGVAIHTDIIVGFPGETETQFQRTYDLLAELRLDKAHIAKYSPRPGTVSARRMVDDVPPEEKERRRKALDDLQSQIVAEINARSLGATVPVLFEDRHRDKWRGRTPQNKLVFVESDRDLHGRVEDVQITWTGPWSMQGRLLNDVPAATSGDTIALAITR
- a CDS encoding ATPase, whose translation is MIERKATGIAGLDAMLNGGFLPESAILVEGAPGTGKTTLGLQFIINGITACNEPGLVLTFEEFPQQYYRDAAGFGWDLRALEAQDKLRVIMTSPEVTLADLKRTGGLLEQQAQAIGARRILVDSLSHFERIALDQRGEPDRLAFRETVFTFINALKRLGLTAILTWETSTLLGGLAGEPGGKPVAYLVDGYILLRYVEIDSVMRKAMLVLKLRGSDHAKDIRQYEITPHGLVVESRFEGRQGIMSGNAVPSMAQAFDQAFGRPRRD
- a CDS encoding GAF domain-containing protein, with amino-acid sequence MANASAEETTRRAMIPPDSVSMISPGQPDSALVAVLVDSDGWVRGGVLPPALRVAPGGPPGALHLQELLQPYDSRSFAAWWAALKQQADDQAEGQAAALLKASGELLPVTVTVVKLDADGFMVVCLPMGYRRLLFLSALYRIGVVISRLDLDDVLRTVREGIAGLMPLDVFLVGLYDRETGQTRLREFFSDGRCEDGPTLPPHQGLTGWVVDNRKTLFIRDVLRDPLPVAYIRHKTQPLPRSLMLAPLIAHEQVVGVLSIQSYEPDTYTEEDLWMLEAIAAQTAVALANARLYSETAARLETLVALQDFSMRLSTALEDRQVAEAVGQAVLRVFQPEEVLLYLADRLTGHLHPVAAWTPAGVAALRSDPVSDGPLSRASQQGEPRFIGMAGDDPALTADLGWSPAALALLPIRRGGQVFGLLAVLYRSAHHWSQDERRALDLIVRQAAAALDRNQYHDSLARRLEQVSALYALAQRITGQLNSEEILALVVNTLRDIFRCRACVIALCDPDGKQVTIRAAAGVKPEWLGRVSFPVGEGIAGRVVATGQPIYVPDVHVAPGVQVFDPEVHSVMAVPIAYQGRVIGSLNLDSAQVNAFLPEHEHVLTIAAAQVAAALEISRLYRQEAERNRSLAAANAELQRLEKLRQELLQNLSHELRTPLTYIKGYGSLLQEGDLGALQPPQQEAVQIIMDRTEAVERLISDVFRLEQISEAALERELVEINQLARQALQAAQVTYEAAGLVFELRLAKKPIWIEADRRRLNQAIDNLLSNAVKFTPRGGKIIVATRLSDDERTVEISVADTGVGIAPEHLSHIFERFYRARDPAQPQTSGAGIGLALVQRIMEAHGGQVRVESQKGRGSRFTLVLPCPEQREHDR